From the genome of Salmonella enterica subsp. houtenae serovar Houten:
GGTAGAGCAACGTAAGATAGCGCCGGTTTTATATAAAGTGATGAGTAATTTAGGCGAAAAATTACAAGCCGGGGAGCGCGACCTTGAAGAGATCATTGCTATCGCAGGCCAGGAGTTAAAGGAAAAAGGCTTCCGCCCTGATGATATCCAGATCCGCGATGCCGACACGCTATTCGAACTAACGGACGCCACTCAACGCGCGGTGATCCTGATGTCGGCATGGCTCGGACAAGCACGGCTTATCGATAACCAGGTTGTGGCGTTAAGCTAGCCAGCATCGACTGGCGCCAGCGACTGTTAGCGCCAGTTAATGAGACGCGCGATCTCGTCATCCGTTGACTCCGTCATCTGCGCGACAAGCCGTTTTGCAGCATTCGCGCGGCGACGCGCCGCTTCCCTTTCCCCTTTCTCGACGCCTTTTGGGATGCCTTTCCGCACGCCATGCGCTTCAAACCACTCGACCAGCGTCATCATAGATTCGCCCTGCAGCGTTCTGTTCGCCAGTTCCCTGTAGAATATGGCTGGTTG
Proteins encoded in this window:
- a CDS encoding Transposase, which gives rise to MQLLDRSVTLLRAEYTTESQVITLLNYTLRSGQTDQPAIFYRELANRTLQGESMMTLVEWFEAHGVRKGIPKGVEKGEREAARRRANAAKRLVAQMTESTDDEIARLINWR